The genomic region GCTGCTGAGCCTCTACGAGCTGCAGGCCGTGCCCGGCTTCGACCTGCGCACCATCTATCGGGCCGCGCCCTTCGTGACGGTGCAGACCGCCGGCGGCACCAACGGCCTGCGCGGCCCGCTGTGGCAGCGCGTGTTTAAGGAAGACAACAACGCCCTGTTTTTGCGCTACGAGCGGGTGCTGCAAACCCGCACCGGCTACACCGCCGCCCCGCTCGACAGCCTCGGCCGCGGCCCCACGCGCTACCTCGGCTCGCCCGACAAGCTGCTGCTACGCTACCGCGTCAGCCACGCCAAGGACTTCAGCCTGGGCGTCACGGCCGAAAAGGATGCCGGCGAGCAGCTCACCTGGAATCCCAACGGCCGCCAGTACGGCGCCGATTTTCTGTCGGCGCACTTTGTGGTGCAGGAGCGGGGCAAGCTGAAAACCCTGGCTGTTGGCGACTACCAGCTGCAGTTTGGGCAGGGGCTGCTGCTGTCGTCGGGGCTGCAGGTGGGCAAAGGTGCCGAAACCATCACCACGCTGCGGCGCAGCTCCATCGGGGTGCGGCCGTACTCCTCGATTCTGGAAAGCACGTTTTTCCGGGGCGCGGCCGCCACCGTGGAAGTGGCGCCCACGGTGCGGGCCACGGCCTTCGTGTCGCGGAAGCGGGTGGATGCCAACGTGCAGCTGGCGGCTGACTCATTGGCCGAGTTCGACGAGTTTTCGTCGGGGTTTCTGCTGACGGGCTTCCACCGCACGCCGTCGGAGCGGGCCAACCGCCAGACGTTGCGCGAAACCGTGGCCGGCGGCAACCTCAGCTACACCAGCCGCAGCGGCCACCTCGCCGCCGGCCTCACCGCCGTCGATACCCACTTCGACAAAGCCATTCAGCGCCGCCCCGAGCTGTATAATCAATACGAGTTTCGCGGTACGCACAACCTGGCGCTGGGCGCGCACTACACCTACGTGCGCGGCAACGTGCTGGTGTTTGGCGAAACGGCCCGCAGCAGCAGCGGCGGCTGGGGTACCGTCAACGGGCTGCTGGCCAGCCTCGCACCCACCGTCGACGTGTCGGCGCTGGTGCGGCACTACACCCGCAACTTCCACACGCTCTACGGCAACGCGCTCAGCGAAAACACGCGCAACATCAACGAAAGCGGCCTGTACCTGGGCCTGAAAGTGCGGCCAGTGGCCCGCTGGGAAGTATCGGCGTACTATGACCAGTTCTGGTTTCCGTGGCTGAAATACGACGTGGGCGCCCCCTCGCGCGGCCACGACTGGCTGACCCGCGTGACGTACGCGCCCACCAAAACCAGCCTGCTCTACGCCCAGCTGCGCACCCGCCAGAAAGCCTACAACCCGTCCTCCGGCCAGCCCATCCCGCAACCCGAGCCCACTACCCGCCACAGCGTGCTGCTCTACTACGACGCCAACCCCACCCCCACGCTGGGCCTTCGCACCCGCGTGCAGGGCAGCCGCTACCGCGCCACCGACGCCAGCCCCTGGCAGCGTGGCTACGTGCTGGCCCAAGATGCCTCGGTGGCCGTCGGCCGCCGCCTGCGCCTCACCGCCCGCTACGCCCTCTTCGATACCGACAGCTACGACACCCGCCAGTACGTGTTCGAGCAGGACGTGCTCTACGCGTTTTCGGTGCCGGCCCTTTCAGGGCAGGGCACGCGCGTCTACGGCATTGCCGAAATCAGCTGCACCCGCCAGCTCACGCTCTGGCTGCGCCTGGCCGAAACCCACTACCGCCACCAAACCACCGTCGGCTCCGGCCTCGAAGAAATCCAGGGCCCCCGCCGCACTGAGTTCAAGGCCCAAGCGCGGTACCGGTTTTGAGGCTTGTACAATCTATTTAGAACGTCATGCTGAGCTTGCCGAAGCATCTCTACCGCTTCGTTGTGCTGGTAATGATTAGCCAGAGGTAGAGATGCTTCGACAAGCTCAGCATGACGTGCGCCAGGATTTCAGGTAGCGCAGACTGACCCGTTCCAACGCATAAAAAAAGGCGGCCCCCGATTCGGGAGCCGCCTTTTTAGCTAGTGATACTCGGTGCCGACTATTGCTTCAGCAGGCGCACTACGGCGGTGCCTTCCGGCATGTCGAGGTGGAGCTGGTAGACGCCGGTGCTGAGCTTGCTCAGGTCGAGGGAGTGCTTGAGCGGGGCACCGCCCTTGTTGAGGGCAATGCTGCTCACGGTGCGGCCCACGGCATCCGTCACGCGCAGCGTCACGAGGCCGCGCTGGGCGTTGTCGACGCTCACCTGGAACTGGCCGGTGCTCGGGTTCGGGAACACCTCCACGCCGCGCAGCAGGGCCGCGTTCTGGCTGGAAAGCGTCGTGATGCTCACGCAGCTTTCGTTGGTGTAGATGGAGCTGCCGGTGGGGTTGATAGCCCGGATCCGGTAGCAATACGTACCGTTGGCGCCGGCAATCTGGTCGGCGTAGAATGTGGTGTTAGCGGCTACGGTGGCCAGCAAGGCAAACGTGGTGTTGTTGGCCCCGGTGCGCTCAATCTGGAAGCCGGTTTCGTTGTTGGAGTTGTCGGCCCACACTAGGTTCACGTTTGCACGGTTGTTGGTCACGCCGTTGAGCAGCGTCAGCAGTGTAGAAGGTGCGGCCGGTATTTCGGCCAGCGTGCACAGCTCCAAGCTCCAGCCGGTCAGCTGGCCGCCGTTGCTGGCGTTGTTGTCCGAGATGGTCAGCGTCCAGTTGCCGTTGGCCGGGTCGTTGAGCAGCGGCGCAAACGAGTTGGCCGGCCGCACCGTAGCACCGCTGGCCAGCGGGCAGCTCACGGCCGTAGCGGCGGCGTCATCCAGGTTCAGGTTCAGGTCGGCGGTGCCGGGGCACACGTTGGCCAGCAGCACTACCGTCCGGCCCGCAGGGTTGGTCAGCGAGATGGTCAGCTCGCCCACGTTGGGGTGGGTGATGGCCAGGTTGCGGATGCGGATGTCGCCGACACGCTCGGCGTTCTGCACGTTGATGGTGGACGTAACCGTGGGCGTGGTGCCAAACGGAATGCTCACCGGTACCTGGGTGGCGGCAATCGGAGCACACGTCACCGAGCCTACCAGGAACGAAGCCGCAGCCGAATACGGAGCCGTGCTGCAGGGGCTAATGCCCCGCACGCGCCAGAAATAGGTCGTGCCCGGCGTCAGGGGCAGCGTAGCCACCGTGAAGCTGGTCGTCGTGATGTTGGCCTGCGTGAGCAGTACGGTGCTGAACGCAGCGTCGGTGGCTACCTGCACCTCGTAGGACGTGGCGTTGGGCACGGCGTTCCAGGTCAGGCGGGGGCGGTTGCCTACGCGCTGGGCGCTAACCGGGCTAACCGGTACCGCCGCTGCCGAGGCGCTTGGCAGCACCGTAAACGTGAACTGCTGCGTCTGGGTGATGCTGCCGCTAACGCCCGTTAACGAAATCGTGTAGTTGCCGCCGGCGGTGCCAGCCGCTACGTTCACCGTAGCCTGCACCGTGGTGCCGGCGGCCGGGGTAGCATTTTCATACGAAACCGTGATGCCGGCGGGCAGGCCGGTAGCCGACAGGGCTACGGCGCCGCTGAACGACTGAATCTGGCCGATGGCCAGCGGGAACGAGAAGCCCGCGCCGGGGCACAGGGCCGGCAGCTGCGCCA from Hymenobacter canadensis harbors:
- a CDS encoding ComEA family DNA-binding protein, translated to MLRVPLNDSAAYGSTTHEAKASRYPQKRRFKAILTAVLLAAGTAQAQEYVRPTPDLDRLTQELFAEIQSDQVPSEDLYETLLQYYQTPISLNTATREDLRGLLLLSENQISQLLTYRQQRGPLLSLYELQAVPGFDLRTIYRAAPFVTVQTAGGTNGLRGPLWQRVFKEDNNALFLRYERVLQTRTGYTAAPLDSLGRGPTRYLGSPDKLLLRYRVSHAKDFSLGVTAEKDAGEQLTWNPNGRQYGADFLSAHFVVQERGKLKTLAVGDYQLQFGQGLLLSSGLQVGKGAETITTLRRSSIGVRPYSSILESTFFRGAAATVEVAPTVRATAFVSRKRVDANVQLAADSLAEFDEFSSGFLLTGFHRTPSERANRQTLRETVAGGNLSYTSRSGHLAAGLTAVDTHFDKAIQRRPELYNQYEFRGTHNLALGAHYTYVRGNVLVFGETARSSSGGWGTVNGLLASLAPTVDVSALVRHYTRNFHTLYGNALSENTRNINESGLYLGLKVRPVARWEVSAYYDQFWFPWLKYDVGAPSRGHDWLTRVTYAPTKTSLLYAQLRTRQKAYNPSSGQPIPQPEPTTRHSVLLYYDANPTPTLGLRTRVQGSRYRATDASPWQRGYVLAQDASVAVGRRLRLTARYALFDTDSYDTRQYVFEQDVLYAFSVPALSGQGTRVYGIAEISCTRQLTLWLRLAETHYRHQTTVGSGLEEIQGPRRTEFKAQARYRF